CCGTCGTAGCGGGCCAGGTTGGAGCTGGCCTCAGACGGCGCGATGACGTAGTAGGCCGCCACCGCGTGTCGGGTGTGGGGAAGGGAGACCTCCACGCATTTGGCCCCCAGGCTCTCCAGAAGCTGGACGGCCTGGTTGACCGCCGCCGCCACTTCGGGGTCCAGACCCTCTGGGTCTTTGTATTCTTTTGAGATTCCGATGACGGTTCCTTTGAGTCCCTTTGTGAAAAAAGAGGTGTGGTCCGGCGCGTCATGGGGCGCCGAGGTGGAGTCTTTGGGGTCATGGCCCGCGATGGCGTTCAGGATCAGCGCGCAGTCCGACACGTTTCGGCCCATGGGGCCGATCTGGTCCAGGGAGGAGGCGAAGGCCACCAGGCCGAACCGGGAGACCCGGCCATAAGTAGGCTTTACGCCCACCACACCGCAGTGAGAGGCGGGTTGTCGGATGGAGCCCCCGGTGTCTGATCCCAGGGCGCCCAGACACATGCCGGCGGCCGCGGCCGCGGCCGATCCCCCGCTTGATCCCCCGGGAATCCGGGACAGGTCCCAGGGGTTTCGGGTGATTTTAATGCCTGAGTTTTCGGTGGACGAACCCATGGCGAATTCGTCCATGTTGGTTTTTCCCACGATCACGGCGCCTGCGTCTTTGAGCCTTTGGGCGACATGGGCGTCGTAGGGTGGGACAAAGTCGCTGAGTATTTTCGAGGCGCAGGTGGTCCTTAAGTTTTTGACGCAGATCAGGTCTTTGAGGGCCAAAGGAATGCCGGAAAGGGGTTTCATCCGGCCGTTTTGAATGTCCCCGTCGGCTTTTTCGGCCTGCTCAAGGGCCATGTCCCCGGCCACCGTGATATAGGCCCCGACCCGGTCCTCCACTTCCTCGATCCGCCCAAGGACCGACGATGTCAGCTCCCGGGCGGATATCTCTTTTTTTTTCAAAAGCCTTAAGGCCTCCGCAATGCCAAGCTCCCACAGGTTCATTTTTTCTTCAAAAGTCCTTTTTAAAATTCAGTGGTTGATAAACGATTAAAAAACAGATCAGACGGCGTCGCGTGATATACAAGGCGCGGCGGTTTTTTTACGATGCCGTCACTCGATGATTTTCGGCGCCACAAAAAGCCCCTCATCCTCTTCCGGCGCGTTGGCCAGAAGCGCGTCCCGGTCCGCGGGCGCTTTTTTTTCGTCGTCCCGCAAAGCGTTGGTCAAAGAAACGGCGTGGAAGGTCGGGGCCACTCCTTCGGTGTCGGCTTTGGCCAGGGTGTCCACGTATTCCAGGATTTCCCCGATCTGGCGGGCGAAATCGGCCATGGACTCCCCGGAAAGATCAAGCCGGGCCAACTCCGCCACATGGACGATCTCTTTTTCGGTTATTTTCATTTTTCCTCTATTTTCATTTTTTATGGATTTCTCAGAGATGATGATTTTCTCTCGTTTTACAAACGCCTGATTTCAATCTCTCTTCTCCATCAGCACAATGGCCGAAAATCCTTTTCGGGACAGCGCTTTCGCGGCGGCCCCGGCTTTTTTCCGGGTGGCGAAATTCCCGACCCGCACCCGGTGATACCGGCCTTTCCCGGGAACAACGCCGGGGGTCCGGTACGCCGAATACCCCCGGCGTTTCAAATCCGCCGCGATTTTTTCGGCGGCCTCGGGATTTTTCATGGATGCCACCTGGACGGTGAAGCGTTTCCGGGGTTTGGGCGGGGGTTTTGAGGAAACCGACGGGGCTTTCTTTCTCCGAACGGCGGGCCGAAGAGGCTTCCCGACGTTTTTTTGCGATTTTTTCAGATCCTCGTAAAAAGTCAGATCGGTTTTTTTGGCCGATCCCCCCCGGTGGATATTGAGCGCTTTGTATTCCTTTTCCCGGGCCTCTTTTTGGGCCCGGGCCACTTCCCGCCCGATGTCCGGGGCGGGGTCCGTGAACGGGGCCGTTCCCCGGCCCACGAAGACGCCTAAGGCAAACATCCAGAATGAGGCCAGGATGACAAAGAGCCACCGGGCCATAAACGCCCGGAAATAAGCGGCCAGGGCCTTTGTGTTCCGGGGTTTGGCCCAGGGTTTTGTGTGCCGGGGTTTCGCCCGGGGTTTTGCCGGGGGCTTTTTTCCTGTTTTTTTTCCGGCGCCGCCGGTTGTCTGTTTCTTTTTTTTCAAAATGGCCACGCCGGGTTCCTCACATTTTTTCAGGCGCCGAGACCCCCAGGAGCCCAAGGCCGTTTCGGATCACTTTTTTCAGCGCCAGGGCCATGTAAAGGCGGGCCGAGGACGGGCCGGGGTCGTCGGTCAATATACGCCGGCGGTTGTAATAGGAATGAAACAGCCCGGCCAGGTCCGTTAAAAAAAAGGCGATCCGGTGGGGCTCCATCAAAGCCGCGCTTTCCCGGACGGTCTCCGGATACCGGGACATGGCCTTGATCAGGGCCAGGTCCTCGGGCGCGTTTAAGGCCGCCAGCGCCCCGGGGTCCGGCGCGCCGCCGGAAAGGCCGATATTTCGGGCCTTTTCAGCCACGCTGGATATGCGGGCGTGGACGTACTGAACATAGTGCACCGGGTTTTCGTTGGTCTTTTTTTTGGCCAGATCAATGTCGAAATCCAGGGGGCTTTCATGGCGCCGGGTCAGAAAGATAAACCGGGCCGCGTCGGCGCCCACCTCGTCCACCACGTCCTTGAGGGTGACGAATTCCCCGGCCCGGGTGGACATGGCCACAGGTTTTTGGTTTCGCAAAAGATTGACCAGGCGAACCAGGACCACGTCAAAGCGCTCCCCGGCTTTGTCCACCGCCTCCGTCGCCGCCTTCATCCGGGGAATGTAGCCGTGGTGGTCGGCGCCCCACACATCGATGACCCGGTGAAACCCCCGGGAAAACTTGTCGTGGTGGTAGGCGATGTCCGAGGCGAAATAGGTGGTCAGACCGTCTTTTTTGATCACCACCCGGTCTTTTTCGTCGCCGTAATCCGATGTCTTGAACCACAGCGCCCCGTCCTTTTCATAAACGGCGCCGGTTTTTTTGAGATCATTCAAAAGGGAAAAGACCCGCTCTGAGTCAAACAGACTTTTTTCGCTGAACCAGCGGTCAAAGGTCACGCCGAAGCGCTCCAGGTCGTTTCGGATTCCCTCCAGGATGGCGTCGGCGGAAAAGGAGGCGCAGATGCCGATGGACTCCTTTTCGTCAAGCTCCAAAAGTTTGTCCTGGTGGATGTCTTTGACCTGAAGCGCCAGATCCCGCACATAGGCGCCCTGGTAGCAGTCTTCGGGAAAGTCCGCCGTTTGGCCGAAAAGCTCGCGGTAGCGGAGGAAAACGGATTGGCCCAGGGTCCTTATCTGGCGTCCCGAGTCGTTGATGTAGTACTCCCGCTGAACCTCGTACCCGCAAAAGGAAAGAATGCGGGCCAACGTGTCGCCCAAAGCGGCGCCCCGGCCGTGCCCCACATGGAGAGGGCCCGTGGGGTTCGCGCTGACGAACTCCACCTGAACTTTTTCGCCCCGGCCCATGTCACAGGCCCCGTGGGCGGCGTCCTTTTCGTGGATGTCACGCAAAACCCCATGCCAGGCCTCCGGGGACATGAAGAAATTGATGAAGCCGGGCCCGGCGATCTCGATTTTTTCAATGATTCCGCCCGGGGCGTCCATGCCTTTCTGGATGCGCTGAGCGATGTCCCGGGGGGGGCGTTTGCACAGTGAGGCCAGCTTCATGGCGATATTGGTGGAGAAATCCCCCTGTTTTTCAAATTTGGGGGTCTCCAGCTCGATTTCAGGGATATCGGCCCGGGCGAGTTCTCCCCTTTCCATGGCGTCTTTGACGGCTGTTTCGATTTTTTCAGACAGTTGGTTTTTCATGTGTGTGATCCACTCATCAAAATAAATTAGGGGGCGCCGCGGATGTCCGGGCGGCTTTATTTGGCCATGAGGCTTTCCACCGCCCCTTCCAGGCCGTCCAGGGACAGCTCGAACATGGGGAAAATGCTTCCGATCTCGCCGATGGTCCGGGTGTAGCCCCACATCCTTTCCGGGACGGGGTTGAGCCAGGCGCAGTGGGGAAAGGTCTCGGCCATAAACCTCAGGCGCTCAATACTGGGTTTGCCGCTTCTTTCCTCCAGATGGATGGAGCCGTCCGTGGCCATCAGCTCGTAGGGCGCCATGCTGGCGTCGCCCACCAGGATGAGCCGGGTTTCGGGATCAAACCGGGCGAATTCGTTCACGGATTTGGGTTTTTTGTACCGGGCCGGGTCCTCCCACAGGGTGTCGTAGATGGTGTTGTGGAAAAAAAAGGTTTTCAGCTCCTTGAACTGGGCCCGGGAATAATCGAAAAGGGTCTGCACCATGGCGATGTAGGGGTCCATGGACCATCCGCCGTTGTCGATGGCGATGACGATTTTCAGAAGGTCTTTTAAACTTCTGTCAAAGACGATTTCGATTTCCCCGGCGTTTTTCATGGTTTTGTAGATGGTCTCGTCGATGTTCACCATGTCCCGGGGGCCGTGGGGAATCATGTTCCGCAGGCGTTTTAAGGCCTCGCCCATCATGGCCTGGGTCAGGGGGCCGGAATGGGAGTAGTCTTTGTAGCGCCGGTCCATGGCCACCTTCACCGCCGATTTGTTCCGGGACATGCCCCCCACCCGCATGCCCCCGGGGTGATTCCCTGAATGGCCCACAGGCGAGGTCCCGCCGGTTCCGATCCACTTGCTCCCCCCGTCGTGGCGCCCGTCCTGGTCTTTGAGACGCTTTTTGAAGTACTCGATGAGTTCTTCAGGCGTCATTTTGGCGGCCTCCTCCGGGTCCATGCCCAGGGCCTCGGCGATGGTCTGGGGGTCTTTGAGCCACTCTTCCAGCATGGACCGGGCCATCTGGTCCAGGTTGAGGTCTTCAAAATCCGGCAGGTCGGCGTCGTGGAAATAATGGGCGAATATCTGGTCGAACATGTCGAAATAGCGCTCGCTTTTGACCAGAATGGCCCGGGAGGCCGTGTAAAAGCTGTCCAGGGACCGGATGAGCCCCCGGGCCAGCGCCCTTTGGAGGGTCAGAAACGAGGTGGGCGACACCGGGATGCCCGCGTTTTTCATGATGTAGAAGAACGGGATAAACATGGCTTAATACAGTCTCCGCCGGGTCGAGGCCTTGGAGGCCAGGGCGTAGTCCCGGCTTTTTTTGAACAGGATGCCCAGAAAGGGCGTCTCTCCCTTTAAAAGTTTTTTGGGTTTGAAATCCGTGTCCATGGCCAGCGCCCGGATCCAGTTGATCAGCTCCCGGGTGGCCGGGCGTTTCTCAATGGAGTCCAGCTCCCTGAGGCGGTAAAAGGTGGAGATGGCGTTTTCCTCCAGGTCGGAGTCGATGTTCGGAAAATGGACCCGGATGATTTTTTTCATCATTTTGGGGTCCGGAAAGGCGATGTGGTGAAAGTTGCACCTTCCCAGGAAGGGATCGGACAAATCCTTCTTGGCGTTGGAGGTGATGATGATCACCGGCCTGATTTTCGCGGGCACTGTTTTGTCGATTTCAATGATGTCAAACTCCATCTGGTCCAGCACGTCCAGCATGTCGTCCTGGAAATCCGTGTCCGCCTTGTCGATTTCGTCGATGAGCAGGATGGTTCTTTCCCCGGCCGTGAACGCCTGGCCGATTTTTCCCATCTTGATGTAATCCTCGATATTGCTCACGTCCCGGCTGGAGTCCCCGAACCGGCTGTCATTGAGCCTTGTCAGGGTGTCGTACTGGTACAGCGCGTCGATGAGTTTCATGCTGGATTTCACGTTCAAAACAATCAGCGGCATGCCCAGGCTCTCGGCGATGGCGTGGGCCAGCATGGTTTTTCCCGTTCCGGGCTCCCCTTTCAGCAAAAGGGGCATTTCCAGATCCATGGTGATGTTGACGATGTCGGCCAGTTCCTTGTCCAGAACATAGCGCCGGGCTCCTGAAAAAGAGGGCGCTTCTTGCTTTTTCATATTTTTTTCCTGATTTTTTTGGTTTTTGTTTCAGTCCAGGTAGTCGTTTTGTATGATTTTTGACACGTCCCGGGTCAATTCAAGAACCTTGAGGGCCTGGGCCGGCTCAAGGGATCCGGTTCCGCAGCTGGGGGTGATGAGGGAGCCGGACAGCACGGCGGCCCTGCTCAAACCCGTTTTTTCGATCTGGGCGGCCCGGGCCATCCAGCTTTCAGCCAAAGACCGGGCGGTCTCTTTTTCGATGTCTTCGGGGCGCAGGGTGGGCACGATCCCCCATGCCAGGATTCCCCCCGATTCCATGAAGGTTTTGATGGAATCCGCATAAATGACAAACCGGTCAAAATAGGCGTAGGCGTCGAAATTCACAATGACGGCGCCCGATTCCAGAACGATGGACCAGTCCGTGTTGGCGCACACATGGACCCCGGGGATTCCCCCGGCGGCGCTCACGGCCCCGGCGACCTCTTTTAAGCATTCCAGGGTCTCTTCCCGGGACATGGCGATGTGCTCGGAGGTCCCGAACCCGGCCAGGGACGGCTCGTCCAGAAACACAATGACCGGCGCGCCGCCGGACGCCTCCAGAAGTCTCCGGGTCTGCCAGACGGCCTTCATGGAAAGCATCTTGACGGCGGCGTCCCGGAGCTGGGGGTCGTAAAAAATCGCCCGCCCGGTCTGGTCTTTGATCCCCGTGGTCAGGGTGATGGGGCCGGTCACCTGGCCCTTGGCCGCCTTGGGCTTTTGGGGCGGGTCGCTTAAGCGTTTTAAAAAAAGAAAAAACCCCTCGGCCGAATCCGGGGACAGGGCGAACCGGGAGTTTTCCGGGAATTCGCCGCCCTCCGCGACCGCCAGGTAGTCTTCATAAAAGGCCGTCAGCGCCTCGCTGAAACCCTGTGAGTCCGAATCAACGAAGAAGTCGCCGTCTTTTTCCAAAAGACCGGGAAGGCCGGGCGCGAACTGGGGGATCATGCCTTCCTTTGAAAACCGGGGAAGCTGAACCCACGAGGGGATGTCCGGCGAATGTGAAAACACATGGTCCAGCGCCTCGGCGTGGTCCGAAAGGGGCATGCTTCCAATGAGGGCCGTGGCCCCGTCCCCTGTGAACAAAGGGGTCATGGTGGTATTTTGTCCTTTTATTTTAATTGGTTGCCAACTGTTGATGGCGTCGTAAAAAATCCGATCTCCTGCGTTGCGGCGCTTATTTTTAATTGAGGCATACTACATGTATTGCCTCAATTAAAAATAACCACCACGCCTTGTATATCGAATTTTTAACTTAGCCATCCCAAGCTTTTTTACGAGTTTATCAACTGTTCAGAAACCGGGCTAAAAAAACAGGCCCGTTCCTGTGTGTATATTTTTCAAAGTTAACATGACGGGCGTATTTTTTCAAGGCTTATATCGCGACGGTTTTCGAGGGCGGGGGTTTTTTAAAAATAAAGAAAATTCTTAAGGGATTGACACATAAAACGCCGGGCGCTATATTGCGAATTTTATCAAACGCAAACGGGTCCGGCAAGGGGCCCGGCAAGGAGGAATAGATGTTTGGAATCGGAATGCCGGAGCTGATTATTCTTCTGGTGATTATACTGATTATTTTCGGGGCCGGAAAACTCCCGGAGATCGGGGGCGGGTTGGGCAAGGCCATCCGGAATTTCAAAGGCGCCTCCGTGGACGATGAGAGTAAGGAGCCTGAAAAAATAGAAGAGGACAAAAAGTCCTGACAGCGTCATAAAAAACGCGTCGCGGCGCTTTTTTGACCGCCGGCCACACCAGGCAGGCATGGCCCCGTTTTCAAAAAATCGCCGCGCCTTTTGTAAGGTCCGTTTCAGCCCAGGTCCATTCTATCCGGGTCCGGGGAAAACCCTAAAAAGGAATGTCGTCCTCCTTAAAATCCCGCCCCGCGCCCGTGGTTTCCGGCATGTCCGGGACATCCATGGGGGCGTTTGACCGGGACCGGTCCACAGAGCCTTTGGGGTCAAGCATCTGCATCTGGCCCGCCACAATTTCCGTGGTGTAGCGTTTGACGCCCTCTTTGTCTTCCCAGTCCCGGGTCTGGATGCGGCCCTCAAGGTACACCTTTTTGCCCTTGGCCAGGTATTCGCCGCATATCTCGGCCAGCCTGCCGAAGGCCACGATGCGGTGCCATTCGGTTTTCTGCCGTTTTTCCCCCGTGTTTTTGTCCTTCCATTCCTCGCTGGTGGCCACGCTGAAATTCGCCACCGCCAGTCCGTCGGGCGTGTAGCGCATTTCGGGGTCCCGCCCGAGATTTCCCACGATAATCGCTTTGTTGACTCCGGCCATAATGGATCGCCTCCGTTTGATTCGTTCATTTTTTTGATTTTGGGTGTTATAGCGTTTTCACGTCGATTGTTCAAGCTTTAAAATGGTCTCAAACCCATCAAAGACAGGCAAAGGGGACGCCCCCGATTTGTTCGTCATACAGACGGGGAATTTCGTCATTATTGATGACGAGCCCGAAACGACAGTTTTGTTCCCGGATAAAATCTTTCAGCGCGCGCAGCTGTTTGGGTTTTAAGGTCTGGGAGTATTTGATTTCAATGGGAATCAGCCCGAATTCACCCTCGATGATCAGGTCGATTTCGGCCCCGGCGCCCGTCCGGTAATAATAATAGTCAAATCCCGCGCCGGCCGCATTGAGCCCCCGGATGATTTCCTCAATGACCATGCCTTCCCAGGATCGGCCCATCGCCGGATGGGCGGCCAGAATATCCGGCTCCCCTATGCGCAGCAGGCTGTGGAGAAGACCGCTGTCGCGAAAGTGACCTTTTGGATGTTTGATGACGCGTTTCAGGGCGTTTCGCGTGTAGGCGGGCACGGACCGCCACAGGAAAGTTCCGTCCGCGATTCTGAAATAATCCCGCGCCGTGGGCTGGGACACCCCCAGCGACCGCGCCACGTCCGAGTAATTGATGACGTTTCCGGAAATGCCGGCCAATATCCGCGCGAACATCTGGAACCTGTTTTCATTGACGCCCGGGAAGAGTCTCGCCACATCCCGGTACAGATAGGCGCCGATATATTGATTCATCCAGACGGAATGAAATCGTTTGTTTTTTTTAAGCCAGGGCTCCTACTATCGGTTGGGTTAAGCGAAGCGAAACCCAGCGCCGTTTACCGCCTTTTTATTTTTGCTCAAGCGCGTCAAAAATGTCGGGCTCCGTTCCTCAACCCAACCGTGCCCGATTCAACTCTCCTTCTCCTTGCCCTCAATAAACCCCAAAGCCAGGCGAAGCCTTTCAAGGGATTTTTCCCGGCCCAGGACTTCGATGATCTCAAAAATGCCCGGGCTCACTGTTTTGCCGGTGAGGGCCACCCGGGCGGGCTGGGCGATTTTGCCGAGTTTGAGGCCGGTGGATTCCATGACCGCTTTAAAGGCGGTCTCCAGATTTTCTTCGGTGAAATCCTCCAGCGCCTCCAGGCGTTGGATCAGCTCGGCCAGGACAGGGGCCGCGCCGGGTTTGAGATTTTTCCGGGCCGCTTTTTCCTCGTAGGAAACTTTATCAAGAAAATAAAATTCCGCCGCCTCGGCCATCTCATCCAGGGTTTTGCTCCGGGAGTTTAAGGTGGCGATGGCTTTTTCCACAAAAGAATCGTCTTTTTTCGGAAAGCCGCGGCGCTCAAGAAACGGGGAAAGGGGGGCGACCAGTTCCGACGGGGGCGCGGCCTTGATGTGGTCCGCGTTTAAGGCTTTGAGTTTTTCCGGGTCGAATATGCCCGCCGATGTCCCGATGTTTTCAAGGGTGAAGACCTCGATCAGGTCCTTTCGGGTGAAAAACTCCTGGTCCCCGTGGGACCATCCCAGCCGGACCAGGTAGTTGATCAGCGCGTCGGGCAGAAACCCCATGTCCCGGTAGGCGGTCACCGACATGGCCCCGTGGCGTTTGCTCAGCCGGGTCCGGTCGGCGCCCAGCACCATGGGGACATGGGCGAAATCCGGGACTTCGGCGCCCAGCGCCCTGTAAAGCTGAATCTGCTTGGGGGTGTTGTTGAGATGATCGTCGCCCCGGACCACGGTGGTGATTCCCATCTCGATGTCGTCCACCACCACCACGAAATTGTAGGTGGGGGTCTGGTCGCTTCTGAGGATCACGAAGTCGTCCAGCTCCTGGTTGCTGAAAACCACGCCTCCCTTGACGATGTCTTTGACCGCGGTGGAGCCCGACGAGGGCGCCGCGAACCGGACCACGGAGCCGGGGCTTTTTTCAAGGCCCCTGTTCCGGCATGTTCCGTCGTACCGGGGTTTTTCGCCGGCGGCCATGGCCTTTTTGCGCATGGCGTCGATGTCCTCTTTGGAGCAGTC
The DNA window shown above is from Candidatus Desulfarcum epimagneticum and carries:
- the tatA gene encoding Sec-independent protein translocase protein TatA produces the protein MFGIGMPELIILLVIILIIFGAGKLPEIGGGLGKAIRNFKGASVDDESKEPEKIEEDKKS
- the gatA gene encoding Glutamyl-tRNA(Gln) amidotransferase subunit A, which produces MNLWELGIAEALRLLKKKEISARELTSSVLGRIEEVEDRVGAYITVAGDMALEQAEKADGDIQNGRMKPLSGIPLALKDLICVKNLRTTCASKILSDFVPPYDAHVAQRLKDAGAVIVGKTNMDEFAMGSSTENSGIKITRNPWDLSRIPGGSSGGSAAAAAAGMCLGALGSDTGGSIRQPASHCGVVGVKPTYGRVSRFGLVAFASSLDQIGPMGRNVSDCALILNAIAGHDPKDSTSAPHDAPDHTSFFTKGLKGTVIGISKEYKDPEGLDPEVAAAVNQAVQLLESLGAKCVEVSLPHTRHAVAAYYVIAPSEASSNLARYDGIKYGFRDKDQTALMDMYRNTRSRGFGREVKRRIIIGTYCLSAGYYDAYYKKASQARTLIKADYEKAFETCDVIASPTAPTPALEIGEIVDDPLAMYLSDVFTLSANLAGVPGISVPCGFSSNGLPIGLQMTARHFNEGALFKTAWNLEQNSDFRARKPPL
- a CDS encoding conserved hypothetical protein (Evidence 4 : Unknown function but conserved in other organisms), with translation MAILKKKKQTTGGAGKKTGKKPPAKPRAKPRHTKPWAKPRNTKALAAYFRAFMARWLFVILASFWMFALGVFVGRGTAPFTDPAPDIGREVARAQKEAREKEYKALNIHRGGSAKKTDLTFYEDLKKSQKNVGKPLRPAVRRKKAPSVSSKPPPKPRKRFTVQVASMKNPEAAEKIAADLKRRGYSAYRTPGVVPGKGRYHRVRVGNFATRKKAGAAAKALSRKGFSAIVLMEKRD
- a CDS encoding conserved hypothetical protein (Evidence 4 : Unknown function but conserved in other organisms); its protein translation is MNQYIGAYLYRDVARLFPGVNENRFQMFARILAGISGNVINYSDVARSLGVSQPTARDYFRIADGTFLWRSVPAYTRNALKRVIKHPKGHFRDSGLLHSLLRIGEPDILAAHPAMGRSWEGMVIEEIIRGLNAAGAGFDYYYYRTGAGAEIDLIIEGEFGLIPIEIKYSQTLKPKQLRALKDFIREQNCRFGLVINNDEIPRLYDEQIGGVPFACL
- a CDS encoding conserved hypothetical protein (Evidence 4 : Unknown function but conserved in other organisms) yields the protein MTPLFTGDGATALIGSMPLSDHAEALDHVFSHSPDIPSWVQLPRFSKEGMIPQFAPGLPGLLEKDGDFFVDSDSQGFSEALTAFYEDYLAVAEGGEFPENSRFALSPDSAEGFFLFLKRLSDPPQKPKAAKGQVTGPITLTTGIKDQTGRAIFYDPQLRDAAVKMLSMKAVWQTRRLLEASGGAPVIVFLDEPSLAGFGTSEHIAMSREETLECLKEVAGAVSAAGGIPGVHVCANTDWSIVLESGAVIVNFDAYAYFDRFVIYADSIKTFMESGGILAWGIVPTLRPEDIEKETARSLAESWMARAAQIEKTGLSRAAVLSGSLITPSCGTGSLEPAQALKVLELTRDVSKIIQNDYLD
- the gltX gene encoding Glutamate--tRNA ligase; the protein is MTPIITRFPPSPTGHLHVGGARTALFNWLLARHFNGKFVLRIEDTDRARSTEASADAILESLEWLGIDWDEGPWFQSERMPLYREYVDRLLKDGMAYHCDCSKEDIDAMRKKAMAAGEKPRYDGTCRNRGLEKSPGSVVRFAAPSSGSTAVKDIVKGGVVFSNQELDDFVILRSDQTPTYNFVVVVDDIEMGITTVVRGDDHLNNTPKQIQLYRALGAEVPDFAHVPMVLGADRTRLSKRHGAMSVTAYRDMGFLPDALINYLVRLGWSHGDQEFFTRKDLIEVFTLENIGTSAGIFDPEKLKALNADHIKAAPPSELVAPLSPFLERRGFPKKDDSFVEKAIATLNSRSKTLDEMAEAAEFYFLDKVSYEEKAARKNLKPGAAPVLAELIQRLEALEDFTEENLETAFKAVMESTGLKLGKIAQPARVALTGKTVSPGIFEIIEVLGREKSLERLRLALGFIEGKEKES
- the argS gene encoding Arginine--tRNA ligase, whose product is MKNQLSEKIETAVKDAMERGELARADIPEIELETPKFEKQGDFSTNIAMKLASLCKRPPRDIAQRIQKGMDAPGGIIEKIEIAGPGFINFFMSPEAWHGVLRDIHEKDAAHGACDMGRGEKVQVEFVSANPTGPLHVGHGRGAALGDTLARILSFCGYEVQREYYINDSGRQIRTLGQSVFLRYRELFGQTADFPEDCYQGAYVRDLALQVKDIHQDKLLELDEKESIGICASFSADAILEGIRNDLERFGVTFDRWFSEKSLFDSERVFSLLNDLKKTGAVYEKDGALWFKTSDYGDEKDRVVIKKDGLTTYFASDIAYHHDKFSRGFHRVIDVWGADHHGYIPRMKAATEAVDKAGERFDVVLVRLVNLLRNQKPVAMSTRAGEFVTLKDVVDEVGADAARFIFLTRRHESPLDFDIDLAKKKTNENPVHYVQYVHARISSVAEKARNIGLSGGAPDPGALAALNAPEDLALIKAMSRYPETVRESAALMEPHRIAFFLTDLAGLFHSYYNRRRILTDDPGPSSARLYMALALKKVIRNGLGLLGVSAPEKM
- the gatC gene encoding Aspartyl/glutamyl-tRNA(Asn/Gln) amidotransferase subunit C, whose translation is MKITEKEIVHVAELARLDLSGESMADFARQIGEILEYVDTLAKADTEGVAPTFHAVSLTNALRDDEKKAPADRDALLANAPEEDEGLFVAPKIIE
- a CDS encoding ATP-binding protein, which produces MKKQEAPSFSGARRYVLDKELADIVNITMDLEMPLLLKGEPGTGKTMLAHAIAESLGMPLIVLNVKSSMKLIDALYQYDTLTRLNDSRFGDSSRDVSNIEDYIKMGKIGQAFTAGERTILLIDEIDKADTDFQDDMLDVLDQMEFDIIEIDKTVPAKIRPVIIITSNAKKDLSDPFLGRCNFHHIAFPDPKMMKKIIRVHFPNIDSDLEENAISTFYRLRELDSIEKRPATRELINWIRALAMDTDFKPKKLLKGETPFLGILFKKSRDYALASKASTRRRLY
- a CDS encoding conserved hypothetical protein (Evidence 4 : Unknown function but conserved in other organisms) encodes the protein MFIPFFYIMKNAGIPVSPTSFLTLQRALARGLIRSLDSFYTASRAILVKSERYFDMFDQIFAHYFHDADLPDFEDLNLDQMARSMLEEWLKDPQTIAEALGMDPEEAAKMTPEELIEYFKKRLKDQDGRHDGGSKWIGTGGTSPVGHSGNHPGGMRVGGMSRNKSAVKVAMDRRYKDYSHSGPLTQAMMGEALKRLRNMIPHGPRDMVNIDETIYKTMKNAGEIEIVFDRSLKDLLKIVIAIDNGGWSMDPYIAMVQTLFDYSRAQFKELKTFFFHNTIYDTLWEDPARYKKPKSVNEFARFDPETRLILVGDASMAPYELMATDGSIHLEERSGKPSIERLRFMAETFPHCAWLNPVPERMWGYTRTIGEIGSIFPMFELSLDGLEGAVESLMAK
- the ssb gene encoding Single-stranded DNA-binding protein; amino-acid sequence: MAGVNKAIIVGNLGRDPEMRYTPDGLAVANFSVATSEEWKDKNTGEKRQKTEWHRIVAFGRLAEICGEYLAKGKKVYLEGRIQTRDWEDKEGVKRYTTEIVAGQMQMLDPKGSVDRSRSNAPMDVPDMPETTGAGRDFKEDDIPF